In the Glycine max cultivar Williams 82 chromosome 19, Glycine_max_v4.0, whole genome shotgun sequence genome, AAACTACACATAAGGAGAcctgacaccacactctaacccaaaaccttaaggctcaggtttatgagtcttctcctcacttatatggtgttcaacctttccacttctacctgatgtgggacttcaccCCACACTTGTACTCAACAAATtgttagatatttttaattgttggataaacttatataataatatgtttACATATGGCCCGAAAATAACGAACTGTTGGCTACTTGGCTTAGTGATTAAATATAGTCGTACATGGAGATTTAGCTTgtacaagtatatatatatatatatatatatatatggaaaaattaaaaataataacttacacttacatattatatttaaccaATTAAACTAAATGGAGACAGTATCAAGCTTTGCTTCCTTGTCATATGCGTAGGAGGTGGGGTAGTCTTTGGTTGACATTGAGTGTGCTACTGTAAACTGGGTTAGTAGtatctatttttattatgaGATGGTAAAAATAGTGTCGAACATGTGGAAAGTGGATTTTGTTCATTTAATCTTCTGTGTACGGGTTCGAGGTGCCCCTTGTACACctattatatatagagagagagaataaaataaGTCTCCAAACTTTATTGTGGGATTGCTATAGGACGAACTTGTCTTAACTATAATAAGATATGGTCATTTTTCAATCCTTGTACATTTAAAGTAAACAAATTATGATTCAATCGccttattcatttaattattaatttgtaatcAAATTGTAAGATTGAATCATTTTGACGTTCATTAAAGTCGATGGAACAAATGCATGTGACTTTGTCAAAAccaattaaattcaattaaaatttttaatactttaattactaaactattatatatatatatatatgttaaaaataattaccaaGGCATGGCATTAATGTGTTAATATGAAGTGATCATCTTTAATATATGACATTAATGTATTAATATAAAGTAATTGTCTTCCACTAGTAGTAGAGtgatttttcaaagaattcttttctcaaattatataatttatttttaactattattatgTCAAGGTTAAAGTCCAGCCTTTTATATATAACATAGATTGTCTTATTTATTTGTCATCTTCAAATAAAATACTCTTAATAATTAAAACACTAGCACACACGCACAGAGAACTAAAATACAATCTGCCATAAATACCAGAAAATGTTAACATAGTATGTGTACTATGTCTTAGGCACAAGCACaactaataactaataatagaaGCGCAAAGGTTGAGAACAACTGGTACAcggagtaaaatatttttttttcataaaataataaagtaaaaataaaaataatagacaaTAGGCTGAGAGTATTATATTGagataatttttacattttacaatatttttacgttctctcttcctctcaaattcaaattcgattttctttttctttacctATACCTTCTCtctttatcacatacactcaaaCTTATCAAAGTAAAAATACAATCTTATATTTGTTAATcgttggatcgttgtgaaatttgaacatCAGGTTCGAAACTCATTTTTACACAtctccaccgttgggatttacaaaataatgtatTTGGTGAGAGAAATGTCCCTTGCACAGAGATGGTGAAAtgaaggcttcaatcccttttttttctctatgaCGCTTGAAAACTCTAGCAGAGTAACTAGAGAGAAAGCTTGAAGAATTTTAGGGAACCACTTAGAGGTGAGGGAAATGGAGGCTCCAATCCCTTCGTTATCGGACCACACACATGAGTCTACTTAAAGGTAAGAGATGAATTTATCGCAATTGGAGTTAGAGTAAACATGTGTAAAGATCCTTAGCGGTCAAATTGGAATTAATTTTGGGAGTGTTTTATGCGTTTTGATTTTGCTTGTGCAATAGTAACTACAAATTGCTCATGTTCTACGAGTCAATTGATTCTCTGATGTGAATTGGATGGTTTAATTAAGTGTTTGGGTTTGAAAGTTAGAAACctagaaatttgaaaatttggaCGACCTTATTTTGAATcggaaatatttttaataaattttatttgataacagTAAATTATATGTGACATTTTTACCCATATgaatttatttaagtaatttgaataaaattattttaatttaatttaatttttttatatattttcttaattatatgtatgttgGGCGGAGGATGTCACGTGAAGGGATattaagaaatcaagaagatcaATGTTAAGAGAATTGAATCACTTAGACACTTTAGAAAAACACGAACAAGTTTGTGGGGGGAAGTGATAAGAATGAGTGTAATTGAAAAGGCATATAATATGTCATGGAATGGAAGGTGGGgttgttaataatataaatcaagctttatgaaaaaagaacatTTATGAATTAAGGACCGGAACATTATGTCTTTCAGATAGAGAAGCATCTACAGTCTCTATAAAAGTCTAGTCATGAATAGAAATTCACCCTCCACGACAAAGGGATGCATGATGTAGATTGAAATTGATAGATCCAAAATTTTAAAGGGGCATTAGTAACTTCTATTAGCAATGGTTATTGATTTCTAGTTTAGTACCCACCACGGCACTAAAATGGTTTGTTTCTTCTGTTTATAGCTGCTGCTGATGTGCAATGAGTAATTTCCTTGCTCCATACTTTATAGCTCgctaataatttttcttcaatCAAAAGTGTACACGAGTTAGTAACCTCAactcatttatattttagttcaagtaataattaattaattgactaCACAGAGTTAGGgaccagtttttttttatataaaaaagaataaaaaacatatttaataagaataattttttaaaattattttcaaaattaatatatcttttttattttttaaattaaaaaacaaaaacatttctgaattattttttttattttcaatttatattacTCGTCTTTTTCTTGCACTTTTACATCTTTCCTGACTTTTACACTTTATTTGAACAAAGAGAAGTacgtaagaaaaatataatggaAAGAAATATAAGAGAAAGTAAAGTTGGGTCTTTCTATTTGTTTGCTTGGatagaaaagtaaagagtgaGAAAAAATTCATCTTAAATGCATATTTACATTTAATATATGTGTATCTTATGATATAGAAAAGGAATAACAAAGTTAATTAGAATTATAACTTTGTCcgattttatctctttttcttaCGGTTGGTTTGgtattgagaaaataaaataagaaaaacaaaatataagatGGATAGACaagaaatagagaagagatgAGATTTGAGGTATGTTTGGTAGGAGTGAAATATGACGGAGGAGGAATAAAAGTTATGGGTCTCGCAACTTTCTTATTTTTCCGCAAAAACTAGCATAAATAAGTTATAAATCACTTCTAACCAAATTAAGTTTTgtccttgttttttttaaaaatagtcgATTGTTTACCGATAACAATcgattatttgttttaaaaaatgttttttttttattttttctatttatttatttctctaaaactaaaaaaaaatatttttatcaaactaaatataactatttttattttatttttcacctaTTTTCATTCACTACATGtctctctttccttttcttatcgATTAttgtgtttctatttttttcactttttaattatGAAACTGTCACcttattcttaatttatttttcgtcGTAAAGAATTGTATAGGACACAACGAAAACAAATTGTTTCCCCAATATTTCATGtttaaatctttaaaaacagaacagattaaaaataagatgataaatttgtcactaaaaagtaaaaacacaaacaaatgaGTTTTTTGTAATCctacattattttttctcttttctgctTAGTTTGAAAATACCACCCCATCCTTTAGAAAGTGGGATCGATGTGTCCATTTGACATTTCGGTTCCATTTCGCCATATGCATTTTGttcacttaaaattttaaactttcagAAATTATAGGCACTAATGCTTTTAGTTTCATTGAGGATgccaatttaaaaaagaaaaatatgggacactTGCTCCATTTTAAACTTAGAATGATTAATTGTATAAATATCTCTTATATTCTCCATCTTTAAAACAGGACATTGATAGCATCAGGTGTTTTGATATGTCCCTCAAATGCAAAGAACGTGATTATCATGTGCATTCCTTTTGACAAGCAGCTACCTGAATACAGATATTGATGGGCTCATTTACTATAATGTCTTTGTTTCTGTGGGACTAGCTGGCTCTGGCTGAattaacaaaacaagaaaataaaaactaccATGCATTGCATGGTAACTAACATGTACACGTTGTGCAGTTAATAAATATCATGCCAAAGTGATTCACTTGTAAGGTGAAACTGTGAAAGGTCCTTCCTTTAGGGAAGGGATGATAGCAATACCAGTTCTGACCCACCACACCACACCAATCAAACAGGATGAGGGAACActcaaaaaagtgtttttcagtTGACAGTGatattcaaacaaaaaagatttagCATGATTAAGATACTAGAAGTTAGACTGCTATTTTGAAAGAGACAGTTCAAATGTAAGATGGATTTTATGAGTGGAATGAGATTCACAAAGTAAAGCTAAAGGCAAAGGCTCTTGAGTTTCTGTGATGTGCATGATAAGAGAGGGAAAGTGACACTCATGGACTTTTATCAAACCAATGGAGCTCTAAAAAGGACATTGAAGACACCATATGAGCTGTACCATGTGCCCAATAGTTTCAACTTTGAATATTAATTTGACTTAGGATTTCGGTTTTTCATAACATATACATCTATTTTTTTACTGTCCTAGCCTCTAGGGATGGTACTAGAAGGTCAGCTTTGGCCAAATGGGTAGCTTTATGTGTTCCCTTCGTAGTTCGTACACATGGAAATTTTTGGgctatatgtgattttttttttcatagaaataaataaaatagattttttccCTCTGTCAAAGGGATCCAGATTCTCTACCGTTAGAGAAATCCTACATTCATGCCGTCAGACGATTAAAACTGTGTAATTAAGATCTAACGTCTCATAAATAAATCAgtaaatttaacttaaaaaacagttttaaaatactaataaaatcaGAGTCCATAATCATGACTGCGTGAATGCAGGGAATCCAAATCCCTGACAAAGCTGCTAACTTAAACAAAAGGACAAGTTTCAATTTTAACCTTAATCCTTTCATACTTAtcatgataataattaattatcctAGCTTTGATACAACATACAAGGTTGCTGCTGCCAGTGCCAGCTTTAAtttaactactaatattaattaagaGTACACGTTGCTGATTTCACACACCCAATTTTGAATTACGAACCATTACAAGATACAAGTTCTCATTAGGGCCTATCAGGGTTATTGTTATGACATAATTAAGAGCTAAATGATGAGGAAATCACGTGATGTAAGTATGATGCAGctttaaagttaataaatagtTGATGAGTTTGAACTGTGACATGACCACTTAATCAAATAATGCTATGTATCAAGTAGAGAAAAGTCTACGCAATTTCGTAAAGCAgtcttttcctttcaatttgaCCCATGAAAGCTTCTGGTTTAGGAAGTAGATAAATGCCAGCAAATGGATTGTTCAACGAAGACAAGCATATAGATGGAGTGGGGTGGGGCAAGTATGTTGGGTTGATTAAGATAATTGATAAATTGAATGACTAAGCCTCCACAATTAGTAGCCTTAAACAACCACTTGTGCCTCCAAATCAGTGAGTGATGAGTGTCATGCCCTGTCAAGAATACAACCcaaatctttctttttctgttttggaTTTGAAAATGCCAAACTGGTGAGCTAAGAGGCCTTGAGAAAGGAGGGACAGAGAGCATGATGAGTAGCATGGAGGACAATTAGTCTAGGATAGAGGGAATCAATTTAAGGTCATGGAAAATTATAAACTAGGTCCTCTTGTGCATTTTATGCTCAAAGTTGCTCTCTCTCTTTTACCATCCTTCTCTGAGCTCTAGCTTTTCTCGAAAGCTTCCTTTTTGGGCTATATGTTCACAAACACCATTTCCCCTGAACACCCAATTCCTGTCTAAAACACACTTCTCAATATCTATCTCTAGAATGGTAAGCCACTAAGTCTAGTGACTAGTGACTCATTCATTCAGTTCAAGTGTTCAACCTTCCTTCTCTATCTCCCTTTCTAACTTCTCCCTATGTGTGTATAGTTGATGATTTTCAAATTCTTGTCATACAGGCTAACCATGATGCAAAAGAAGAACAAAGGCCACTCAACCAATGGAGAAGAAGCAAAGGGGGATTCATGGCTTCCATGTTCATTTTtggtaagcaaaaaaaaaaaaaaaagactcttaCTCTATGTTATGTGATTTCTCAGCAAGATATATGTTAAGCTTTTTTTGCCCCCTTTCCCTTTCTTGTTGTTCATTGTATAGTCTTGTCAGCATTGGACAACATGGGTTTTGTGGCAAACATGGTGAGCATAGTCCTATACTTTTATGGAGTGATGCACTTTGATTTGGCCAGTTCAGCCAACACCCTCACAAACTTCATGGCTTCAACCTACCTGCTTTCCCTTGTTGGAGGCTTCATCTCAGATACTTACTTGAACAGATTTACCACATGCTTGCTTTTCGGATCACTCGAGGTTCTGGTAAGTGATGAACACTGAACAATAAATAATATCTCTGAAAAATTCCCAATCCCAATAGCCTGCTTAAACATAGAAATAAaggaattttatttgaaaattacttatttttcagCCTTTTGAaagaagttttgaaaaaaaaacaaactattaTTTCTTAAAGGTAATCTCGTACCAAACATAGTTGCATTGTATCTGATTTCACACATGTACTAGGCTTTGGCAATGCTCACAGTCCAAGCAGCTTCAAAACATTTACACCCTGAAGCATGTGGCAAGTCAAGCTGTGTGAAAGGTGGAATAGCAGTGATGTTCTACACATCACTGTGCTTGTTGGCATTGGGAATGGGAGGGGTGAGAGGATCCATGACTGCATTTGGAGCTGACCAATTTGATGAGAAGGATCCAACTGAGGCAAAAGCCCTTGCAAGTTTTTTCAATTGGCTTTTGCTCAGTTCAACTGTGGGAGCAATCACAGGAGTCACTGGTGTTGTGTGGGTTAGCACACAAAAAGCATGGCATTGGGGTTTTTTCATTATAACCATAGCTTCCTCTGTTGGCTTTGTGACCCTTGCTCTTGGTAAACCATTCTACCGCATCAAAACTCCAGGAGATAGCCCCACTTTGAGAATTGCTCAGGTATGCATCTCACTCTATTTTCATTCATGATAATAATAAGTACTACTAAGCAACTAAACATACACTTACATGCACATTTTATAATGTTCTAAAAAAAcccattttatttgttaactACAGGTTATTGTTGTGGCTTTTAAGAACCGTAAGTTGTCACTGCCGGAGTCACATGGAGAACTATATGAAATCAGTGATAAAGAAGCTACAGAAGAGAAGATTGCCCACACCAACCAGATGAGGTGACTCAATTTCATACGTAACAACAACAGGCATACACAAAATAAAAGGGCTAATAATTTTGTGCAAATGATAAGACTGTTAAACTAAAATAGGTCCCAGCAAATTGGCATGTTAGGATTCTTTTTCATGTACATCGTAGTAGGTAACGCCAAGCACTATGGCCCCACTACAACCTCTGCACGTTTAGGAACGGCAGAGATATGGGGAATGAATGATTatggaagggaaaaaaaaatctatgccTGTGTAAACtgcaaaacacaaaataaaaagtattctGACATAACATAACCAAAGAAGAGGTCTTTAAAGAACAGTACTGGATCCAATCAATTtgctcttcttattttttactgaaatataattgaattgaGCTCAGGGAACAGCAGTTTTGTCTAGTAGTAGTAAATTTGGCTTCACTTTCCGCCAAAGTGAGCTAGCTAAACTATCTAACTGAAATGTaggatttgaattttaaattttcaacctaaatttaatgatttttttttagcatcATTCAGTCATGACATAATTTGAACTTAACCCTAAAACTCgaaaaaattgagtttttgtTAGGCTTATacttcattttaaaagtttaaattaaattcaagctTTTTTGTTCGATCTACTATAACTCGCAATCTATATCGAGTTGCCCCACGCTGAATAAGGTAACTTGCTTCGCCATCTCTATCCCTTTACTTGGTGGAAAATGGAAATCAAAAAACTTTTGGCTCATCAActtcaatgattttcttttttatcaatatttaattattaaaattaattaaatttttagtctctaatttttttttataaaatttattttttattttctaaatttttgtttaactagTCAAgtctcttaacttttttttcattaaaatttttagtttttaaatttttgtttgactaatcaatgtttctcaatttttttcattaagacTTTTTATCTCtaaactttttgaaaattttaaattttagttttaaaatctcattaaatacataaaaataataaattcaaatttttgtttagaaacaaaaaactgaaatttttaaaattgtaggGACCGTAATCagttaaataaaagtttaaagattaaaaatcttaataaaaaaaattaaaggatcatgaataaaaaaaatttagaaactaaaaacttataattatttggttgcttaaAGCATAGCTTCCCATGtacaataattgaaaataattgatgGCAAGATTTGGGTCTGGACATACATATGTctcctccctttttttctcgcATACATGCATGTTAAAAAAGTTGTGGTTTGTCTAAATTATGCAGGTTTCTAGACAAAGCTGCCATCATCCAAGAAAACTCAAAACCCAAGGCATGGAAGGTTTGCACAGTGACACAAGTTGAAGAAGTGAAGATCCTAACAAGAGTGTTACCCATAGTAGCTAGTACCATTATACTAAACACTTGTATGGCACAACTGCAAACATTCTCAGTTCAACAAGGAAATGTGATGGACCTAAAACTTGGCTCTCTAACAGTGCCTGCACCATCCATTCCTGTTATCCCCCTTGTTTTCATAAGTGTCCTAGTTCCCTTGTATGAACTATTTTTTGTGCCATTTGCAAGAAAGATCACTCACCACCCTTCAGGCATAACACAACTACAAAGGGTTGGTGTGGGGTTAGTACTCTCGGCAATATCAATGGCAGTGGCAGGGATTGTGGAAGTGAAAAGAAGGGACCAAGGGAGAAAAGACCCTTCTAAGCCTATAAGCCTATTTTGGCTTTCATTCCAATATGGCATATTTGGCATTGCAGATATGTTCACCCTTGTGGGACTATTGGAGTTTTTCTACAGGGAATCACCTGCTAGCATGAAATCACTTTCAACCTCTCTCACGTGGCTGTCAACATCTCTTGGTTACTTCTTGAGCACAGTCTTTGTCAATGTCATCAATGCTGTTAGCAAAAGGATCACACCAAGCAAACAAGGGTGGCTGCATGGGTTCGACTTGAACCAAAATAACCTTAACTTGTTCTATTGGTTCCTTGCCACCCTTAGTTGCCTTAACTTCTTTAACTACCTCTATTGGGCCTCAAGGTACCAGTACAAACGTGAAGACTCAGGCCCTGGTTTTAAACCTTTAGGTGAAATGTCTCTCAAAAGGGTTGAGAGAAAACAAGATTGGGAAGTTAGCCAAGAGTGAATGGAACCACCATATGGGATTATTAGTGGATACTCAATAGAATAAGCATAAGAGGCTGCTATGATGTACTAAGCTTTGGGATGTGGAAATAATTAGTAGTTGAAATCTTCTACTATTATGGTACATGTTTGCTTGTATGGttgatttgtttttgttggCTATAGCATGTGTGTCCAGacttcaaagttttttttttaaaaaaacttgttccttttttttaatgtaagttGATTCACCTGGTTTTGTAATTGGTCAATGGCCGTTAAGAGATGTTAATTTAAATAGCTAGTCATATAAAAGAAACTAAATGTAATTAAGTTTGTTACTAGCTTATTCTATAATTTGTAATGACTCTTTTTGTGTGTTGAGTGAGCGGATAAATAAAGAGCAAAGACGTTAATGCCGCAGTTTTGAGTTTTGAGTTagtatcaattttaatatatatatatatatatatttatttatttatttgttaaggtttggtataaatcaaaattaagaaaattattaattttttggttttaatgtaatttgaatttgatatattctattcttttttttttttactttataggTATTTTCTTATTCTATTTAGTAAAATTACTAGAATAAGAATAGTAGATGGAAAAAGTTAAAAAGCTAAATAACATTTCTAATTTTCAACTAATATTCatagaaaaaagaattttaagtaaataaaaataagaatgttGCATGTTTTAAGAACATTTACTAAAGAACATTTAATACACTTCTATcaagtaatataataaatattttaataaattttataaaattatttctttcaatcaataattattaataaaaaaaattaaaagtattatttttatttttgaatgtaaTAAGTATATTagcttttatttaatattttaacttaGATTTCTTTAACACGTATGTAACATTACATAGAAATGCTAATTAGAAAAACTCTTAACGCTAAAATGAATGACACGGATAAAAAGTGGGTGTGTGCTTTTGATTCTTCTTATAGTAAGTTAGTTTTCCCCATAAATTTGCAGCGCAGGTTTCCTTTTGTAGAATCATCACGATCACAGGGTGAacatgaaaagagaaaatgaaacagAAGATCAAAATAGATGTTTGGTCGTAGTGGGTGTGATGGCGAAGTGACAAGGCGTTCCATCAGAAAAAGATTGAAAACGAAAACTGAAGGAAAATCCATTCACACCTCACGCTTGGTTTAAGATTAGGCATCCCAGACTCCGATTATGACCCCAAGGTTGTCCCAGTATTCTACAATTATAGCTTCAAATGTACCCAGTAATTAATAACACCTGCATTTTAGGCATTATACCTTAAAGGCTGAAACTTTATTGTAtccaataaatttttatttgtgctTATCCCGTGTTTGGTTAGTTGAGAGGAAGGAAATCTTTATTTGGTTAAGAAAAATTTACAGAAAAGAGAAGAAGCACTATTAATATTGAAGTTCATCAGTTGCTCCGCGGCTTTAGGTATTATATAGCactttttagaatattatatatttttttccaattttttttataacatgacttatttctctctcttctctttctatgTGTTCTCATGATTATATACCAcattgtcataaaaaaaaaaaaactaatttatcaaCATGTGAGATTGGCGAATAGCTAGCTGTGTGCCTTTGCTAAATTTGCATCACGCATGTGATTGCGGGACATGTAGCTCTCACATGCACCCCGGTTATCTTACCCTTTATTTTAGTTGTTGTGAGGATCATGATTGAGGAGAATGAATTAGAGTTCACCATTAATCTTTGTGTCTATTGCACGTGATCACAAAACAATATTATGATTTCTGATATATAATTTGATCAtcttattaaactttttttttatcaaatttaaatgaaatgaaaattgaaatggtTTGATCGCGGTAATTTTCGTACTTTTAATACACCCTCCCAATAAAAATTACACAACTCGTTAactatttttaaagattaagggtccatttaatttgatttgttaaaaaaatatagtattagatgacataaatatatttgttttgtgtttgatttaaaaataaaattatggaaTGACactaatcatttttttacagTGACACTAATCAAATGATATAGAACaaagttcaaaataaaataaaaatatatttctttctgACTCTTTGGtagtagtttaattttttgttttattttcattaccttaccaaaaaaaagtaataaacaacaaaacaaaagcttaatttaaaatcacataaatactgaaaagacaaaaatattcatttttctttctcacataataattaattttcttccttctctcacCCACTATTATTCCTACCTGTCATTATTATCGACATTGGTactatcattatttttatcagactcaattttattattgttacttTTATATCTAGCTATTATCATTGttatattcattattattattgttgtccCTATTCAACTAAATTCCAATAACACAGCAAGAATTACACATTGAGAGAAACAAGTTGAGTGCATGAGTAAATGACACCAACGTGTGGTATACTGGCCTCAATGCAAACGAATGGAGTTAATTAAGCTTGGAAAAGAGTGTGTTGAGTGAATGTACAACACAGTAACTAAGTGGTAGGCACAAATGGAAATGGGATAAATTGCGTACACGCAACGGGTGCACAAGCTTGGGTGGCTCTAGGGCTCATGAGGTGCTTGCCGTTGTAACACTAACCACTCATCCACCTAACCATTTGAGTGGGAAATGGAAATTGAAAAGAAACGCATATTTGATCCCGCTAGGCTAAAGTTTGGTATATATGTATGGcccaaagaaaataataaaaccaaTTTGCTAGTTTCCTCACTTGGCTAAGTTGGCTTTGCGTCTAGCTAGAAAAGTGATCAAAATGGACCCATGCACTGAATTCAAGcttcaatttctttctttgattttgTCTGGCAACTCTGAACTGGGTACCCCATGTCTTCTTCCAAATATTGTTTTGCTAATTATGCTAATTCGAAAAAATACGGCTACATTAACCGATAGTTGTACTCCAAAGGTTGCAAGAGTTAAACTCATAAAGATTACAATGACACCACATATCAGAAAGGTTCTcgtaaacattaaataaaaaagaagtattGTGTGTAATTCGCAAAAATGTTAAGGGTGTTAATGTAATGTgttaatttaaacaataaatatgtCAAGAAAtataaccttaaaaaaatttaaaatagataataaattaacaaacagTATATACAATTGTTTAAACACATTATAGAACAAAAAGGAGCCATAAATATGTCAagaaatataacattaaaacatatttaaaataaacgtctaaatatttcaattagtaccataagattttaaacagttcacattaaaaatattatattgcaACAATATTTCAAACTAAAgtgtaaacaatatttttattagtactataatatttaaaatattacatattttaaataccACATCAGTCAAGTGACACATGTTAAAAATAGAATAGATCAATTACAACAATAAAGACTTTTCAATCACTcatca is a window encoding:
- the LOC102670258 gene encoding protein NRT1/ PTR FAMILY 4.6; protein product: MANHDAKEEQRPLNQWRRSKGGFMASMFIFVLSALDNMGFVANMVSIVLYFYGVMHFDLASSANTLTNFMASTYLLSLVGGFISDTYLNRFTTCLLFGSLEVLALAMLTVQAASKHLHPEACGKSSCVKGGIAVMFYTSLCLLALGMGGVRGSMTAFGADQFDEKDPTEAKALASFFNWLLLSSTVGAITGVTGVVWVSTQKAWHWGFFIITIASSVGFVTLALGKPFYRIKTPGDSPTLRIAQVIVVAFKNRKLSLPESHGELYEISDKEATEEKIAHTNQMRFLDKAAIIQENSKPKAWKVCTVTQVEEVKILTRVLPIVASTIILNTCMAQLQTFSVQQGNVMDLKLGSLTVPAPSIPVIPLVFISVLVPLYELFFVPFARKITHHPSGITQLQRVGVGLVLSAISMAVAGIVEVKRRDQGRKDPSKPISLFWLSFQYGIFGIADMFTLVGLLEFFYRESPASMKSLSTSLTWLSTSLGYFLSTVFVNVINAVSKRITPSKQGWLHGFDLNQNNLNLFYWFLATLSCLNFFNYLYWASRYQYKREDSGPGFKPLGEMSLKRVERKQDWEVSQE